The Sphaerochaeta globosa str. Buddy region TTTTGAACACAAGCATCTGTACAACAACCTTGGACCGGTTGGGGATGAGCAGTACCTGCTGCCGATCGGCAAGGCCATCACCAAGAAGAGGGGAAAGGATGTAACCATCGTTTCTTACAGCCACGCGGTGACCACCTGCCTTGAAGCTGCCGCTACCTTGAGTCTTCAGGACGAAATTGAAGCCGAGGTCATCGATCTAGCCACCCTCAAGCCGATGGATACGCAGACGATTCTGCGATCTGTAAAGAAAACAGGTCGTCTTTTGGTGGTGCATGACAGCCCTGAGTACGGCGGCTACGGCGCAGAGGTCATAGCCTGTGTAACCAGTGACAGTGATGCTTTGGCCAGCTTGCAGGCGACTCCCAGGCGCCTATGCGGCAAGGAGAGCCCGATACCCTTTGCTCCTGAACTGGAGCTGGAAGTAATTCCTTCCAAGGAAGCGGTTGTGCAAGCGGTTCGTTTACTTTTCTAAGCTGGATAGCCTTTCCTTTTTTTCCTGTAGACGCTAGAATACAACTCACTTGCGCCGCAGAACTTTGCGGCGCGTATCTATAGGAGTGAGAACAGCATGGATATCGATGTAAAGAACCTGCATCCACTGGAAGTCCGCCTGCTCCGGCATGTCGATCTGGCAGAGCAGATTACAGCCGAGCGCATCATCGGTGAGCTTGACTACAACGTGGGGCAGTGCAACCAGGCCTTCAGCTGGTTGAGCGCAAAGGGCTACCTGGTCGAAACGAGCCGTGAAACACGTGTCATGTATGAACTGACTGAGTTCGGTCGAGAACAGCAGCAAAAGGGTACTCCCGCCCAGCGCATCTTTACGTTTATCAAGGCTGAGGGACCTCAGGCTTTGCCTGACCTCGCCTCGGCCCTGCAACTGGAAAAAAGTGAAATTGGTTCAGCGTTCGGCCAGCTTTCCAAGGCTGGTTTTGCCAAAATGAATGCAGATAACAAGGCCCAAGCCCTCTCAGAGGAGCTGTCAGGCGAGTTTATTCTTACTGCAGAATTGCTTGAACGCGGCCTTGGTGGTGAACTTGTAGAAGCATCCATGAGCGAGGCTGAGAAGGCTGCCATGGCAAAAATTGCCAAGAAGAGGGGTTCTGCAAACTCCCCGTTCAAGGTAATAGAACGCGAATTCATCACCTTTGCTTTGACAGAAGAGGGCAAATGTGCAAAAGAGGCGATCCTGAAGGCTCATATCACCGGTGAGGAACTGGGTTTGGTTACCAGTGAAATCCTTTCAACCGGTAGTTGGAAGCAGGCTTCGTTCCGTCCCTACGGATTGAATGCCCCGACCAGCCGATTGATCCCTGGTCGCCACAACCCCTACGGCAATTATTTGCAGTGGGTGAAGGACAAGCTGTGCAGCCTTGGCTTCGAAGAGTTCGACGGTCCGCTGGTGGAGAATGAGTTCTGGAACGGCGATGCCTTGTTCATGCCTCAGTTCCATAGCGCCCGTGATATCCATGACGTCTATTACGTCAAGGATCCCGTACATTGCAAAGAGATTGAGGAACCATGGCTCAGCCAGGTTGCCAAAACGCATGAGAATGGATGGAACACCGGCAGCCGTGGCTGGAGGTATAGTTTCGACCATGAGTTTACCCGTCGTCAGGTATTGCGCAGCCAGGGCACCGTCCTGTCCGCCCATCAGCTGCCCAAGGCCAAGGTTCCCGGCAAGTATTTCGGCGTTGCCCGTTGCTTCCGCTACGACCAAGTCGATGCCACCCATGGGGCTGACTTCTACCAGACCGAAGGCATTGTGCTGGGTGAGGATGTAAATCTGAAGACTCTGCTTGGACTTCTGAAAATGTTTGCCGAAGAGATTGCTGGAGCTGAGGAAGTAAAGTACGTTCCCGGCTACTTCCCGTTCACCGAACCCTCGATCGAAGTGCACATCAAGCATCCCGTGCTGGGATGGTTCGAACTCGGTGGAAGCGGCATTTTCCGTCCCGAGGTCACCAAGGCTCTTGGTATTGATGTTCCGGTTCTTGCTTGGGGCTTGGGTATCGACCGCATGGCGCTGATGCACCTGGGCTTGAATGACCTTCGTGAACTCTTTACCCCGAACATCGAGTCGGTTCGCATGAGGAGAGGAAACTAATGCCAAAGATTGAAACCACCGGCAAGCAGTTTTACGGCTTGTTGGGAAAAACACTGAGTGATAGCGAGCTGGAAGCAATCCTGCCGGTTGCCAAGGCGGAATTGGACGGACATGAGGGCGATGTGCTCAAGATTGAGCTCAACGATACCAACCGGCCCGACCTGTGGTCTGCTGCCGGTATTGCCCGCCAACTCAAGTCCTACAACCAGGAGAATGTACTGCTGTATGACTTTTTCTCCACTTTGGATGAAACGTTTGACTGCGAAGGCCGATCGTTGATCATCGATGCCTCGGTTAAGGAAGTCAGGCCGTTTTCCATCGGTTTTGCAGCCCGCGGACATAAAGTCGGGGCGGATGATT contains the following coding sequences:
- a CDS encoding phenylalanine--tRNA ligase subunit alpha, translating into MDIDVKNLHPLEVRLLRHVDLAEQITAERIIGELDYNVGQCNQAFSWLSAKGYLVETSRETRVMYELTEFGREQQQKGTPAQRIFTFIKAEGPQALPDLASALQLEKSEIGSAFGQLSKAGFAKMNADNKAQALSEELSGEFILTAELLERGLGGELVEASMSEAEKAAMAKIAKKRGSANSPFKVIEREFITFALTEEGKCAKEAILKAHITGEELGLVTSEILSTGSWKQASFRPYGLNAPTSRLIPGRHNPYGNYLQWVKDKLCSLGFEEFDGPLVENEFWNGDALFMPQFHSARDIHDVYYVKDPVHCKEIEEPWLSQVAKTHENGWNTGSRGWRYSFDHEFTRRQVLRSQGTVLSAHQLPKAKVPGKYFGVARCFRYDQVDATHGADFYQTEGIVLGEDVNLKTLLGLLKMFAEEIAGAEEVKYVPGYFPFTEPSIEVHIKHPVLGWFELGGSGIFRPEVTKALGIDVPVLAWGLGIDRMALMHLGLNDLRELFTPNIESVRMRRGN